In one window of Desulforhabdus amnigena DNA:
- a CDS encoding minor capsid protein, with protein sequence MIGALAAKLPLSQAEAIRLATEKSVHARNLYTEQTVADLTAMLAGAEEEVRRAILRYKSLGSLPDNKLAALEGLKKLQADIQETTSRLHREQTLLFRKTAKTSFRQGIYRGIDEFAAAQLPFYRDLTPEGIDKLATRVFTLVDTDALDFMTNYNLVLAGDVNRELADGIKRVVMGGIATGKGVEDIVRDLGRVVKDPESFRYAGSKVFTKAQYRMEVIARTEVLRAHNQGRLKFHDRVGVRKLEWMTMEDERVCPVCGPLDGKVFDTNRFPQQPAHPNCRCTSVVAWPLVICGGELGAKAAAEPAACIIPPQAIEEQAKAKAAEDAKLKAAFEGGQIADLNTLSVKQLQTLAKQNGVSIARTKADFIHLLDAAEPGVDHSTLSGAALDAKLKQHKIGLLRTKDDLIQLLAQKQASLKQAQQLADQLKKIPPSGGLHDLTVVELQEMAKAKGVSLNMTKQDVIDLLDELEPGVDHKALQGATLIDAKKKHHIGPLKNKQQLVKALEKAVGEELAEKWRKTRE encoded by the coding sequence ATGATCGGTGCGCTTGCGGCCAAGCTTCCGCTCTCTCAAGCCGAGGCTATCCGCCTGGCCACGGAGAAGAGCGTCCACGCTCGCAATCTCTATACGGAGCAAACGGTCGCCGATCTGACCGCGATGCTTGCCGGGGCCGAGGAGGAGGTCCGCCGCGCTATCCTCCGCTACAAGAGTCTCGGCTCCCTCCCCGACAACAAGCTGGCCGCTCTCGAAGGTCTCAAGAAACTCCAAGCCGACATCCAGGAGACCACGAGCCGCCTGCACCGGGAGCAGACGCTGCTTTTCCGGAAGACGGCCAAAACATCCTTCCGCCAGGGCATCTACCGAGGCATCGACGAGTTCGCCGCGGCCCAGCTTCCCTTTTACCGCGACTTGACCCCGGAGGGCATCGACAAGCTCGCCACCCGAGTGTTCACCCTGGTGGATACCGATGCCCTCGATTTCATGACCAACTACAACCTGGTCCTGGCCGGCGACGTCAACCGCGAGCTGGCCGACGGCATCAAGCGGGTCGTGATGGGCGGCATCGCCACCGGCAAGGGCGTGGAGGACATCGTCCGCGACCTCGGGCGCGTGGTGAAAGACCCGGAGTCCTTCCGCTACGCCGGTTCCAAGGTGTTCACCAAGGCCCAGTACCGCATGGAGGTGATTGCCCGCACTGAGGTCCTGCGCGCCCATAACCAGGGGCGACTCAAGTTCCACGACCGGGTCGGAGTTCGGAAGCTCGAATGGATGACCATGGAGGACGAGCGGGTTTGCCCCGTCTGCGGGCCGCTGGACGGCAAGGTGTTCGACACGAACCGCTTTCCCCAGCAACCGGCCCATCCCAACTGCCGCTGCACAAGCGTGGTCGCTTGGCCCCTGGTGATCTGCGGAGGAGAGCTGGGGGCGAAAGCCGCGGCTGAACCCGCCGCGTGCATCATCCCGCCCCAGGCCATCGAAGAGCAGGCGAAGGCCAAGGCGGCGGAAGACGCGAAGCTCAAGGCAGCCTTCGAAGGCGGACAGATCGCCGACCTGAACACTCTAAGCGTGAAGCAACTCCAGACCCTGGCCAAGCAGAACGGCGTCTCCATCGCCCGGACCAAAGCCGACTTCATCCATCTGCTCGACGCGGCGGAGCCGGGCGTGGACCACTCCACCCTCTCCGGAGCCGCCCTCGACGCCAAGCTCAAACAACACAAGATCGGCCTGCTCCGCACCAAGGACGACCTGATCCAACTCCTGGCGCAGAAACAGGCGTCCCTCAAGCAGGCGCAGCAACTGGCGGACCAGCTCAAGAAGATTCCGCCGAGCGGCGGGCTGCATGACCTCACCGTGGTCGAGCTGCAGGAGATGGCCAAAGCCAAGGGCGTCTCCCTCAACATGACCAAGCAGGACGTGATCGACCTGCTCGACGAGTTGGAACCCGGCGTCGATCACAAGGCGCTCCAAGGCGCGACCCTGATCGACGCCAAGAAGAAGCACCACATCGGCCCGCTCAAGAACAAGCAGCAGCTTGTCAAGGCGCTGGAAAAGGCGGTCGGTGAGGAACTGGCGGAAAAATGGCGGAAAACACGCGAATAA
- a CDS encoding metallophosphoesterase family protein translates to MRFLLISDTHGRLGVIDELTDRVRADAVIHAGDFGFFDEGSFERLSDRELRLHVAHSDLPRTERDRILALSRKDMIRTAREHRLLGAFQFFLEGIESFHVPVYAVWGNHEDKEVVERLFHGDVAVTNLHILHHRRGYRVGPAFISGLGGNVLPGSKMMQRPIAGGGGKIWSALSQFSDLIQTVERDAAPAMVRIFVSHVSPGKEPFVELIGARTRADFTVSGHMGAPASMVWNAFAVSTVEEAEKRLRDGFDAVRESCLDTAKTDASWVAETLEFIGRVPEDTIDLGRGVKAPRWYRRMTHINLPDAHVGYAVLDIDETGSKLQTFLR, encoded by the coding sequence ATGAGATTCTTGCTGATCAGCGACACACACGGAAGGCTCGGGGTGATCGACGAACTGACCGACCGGGTCCGGGCCGATGCCGTGATCCACGCCGGGGACTTCGGGTTTTTCGACGAAGGGAGTTTCGAGCGCCTCTCGGACCGGGAGCTTCGTCTTCACGTCGCGCATTCCGATCTGCCGCGAACCGAACGGGACCGAATCCTGGCGCTTTCCCGAAAGGACATGATCAGAACGGCGAGGGAGCACCGTTTGCTTGGCGCGTTTCAATTTTTCCTCGAAGGGATCGAATCGTTCCATGTTCCCGTTTACGCCGTCTGGGGAAACCACGAGGACAAGGAGGTCGTCGAGCGGCTCTTCCACGGCGATGTCGCTGTAACAAACCTCCACATCCTGCATCACCGGCGTGGGTACCGGGTCGGACCGGCGTTTATCTCCGGGCTCGGTGGAAATGTGCTTCCCGGCTCGAAGATGATGCAACGGCCCATCGCAGGCGGCGGAGGGAAGATATGGAGCGCGCTTTCCCAGTTCTCCGATTTGATACAAACCGTCGAAAGGGATGCGGCCCCGGCCATGGTGCGCATCTTCGTTTCCCATGTCAGCCCGGGAAAGGAGCCTTTCGTGGAACTTATCGGTGCCAGGACGAGGGCGGATTTCACCGTCAGTGGACACATGGGAGCGCCCGCCAGCATGGTCTGGAATGCGTTCGCGGTAAGCACCGTCGAGGAAGCGGAAAAACGGCTTCGGGATGGTTTCGACGCCGTAAGAGAATCGTGTCTGGACACCGCCAAAACGGATGCTTCATGGGTTGCCGAGACACTCGAATTCATCGGCCGGGTTCCGGAAGATACCATCGACCTTGGAAGGGGCGTCAAAGCGCCCCGCTGGTATCGGCGGATGACGCATATCAACCTGCCAGACGCTCATGTGGGCTACGCCGTCCTCGATATCGACGAGACCGGCTCGAAGCTCCAGACCTTCCTCAGATAA
- a CDS encoding phage portal protein family protein has protein sequence MLVPLAAAAALDPSVFSKVNASEAIPASWEDRARKAWEYYLEEPLVKNCVNSWRTFAVGEEIKIAGDDEKVKWEAVDVADRLSVSEFVKDMILQLLVKGDAVGFKRYTKDGKDLEELVCVNPVSVRVKYAQGRLVEARQTPEDNPAADEGLDLPVEQVLHLKWDAPAFSPRGNSLVLPAFQSIELLRDYRRAEQAIAKRWATPFRLLKVGGAFGQKMVMPDQKMLEQVRDMVNKMDLKSGLVVPFYVTVETHGTEGQVLNVEDKVKEVKEDIVVALGLSRSLVTGDGPNFATASVSLQKMLVMIREIKQAARSILNWIFNDWLELKGWEDKTLQFLFNDLDPSDAVDFKRLLIELYDRKLISRSSLQLKMDLDPDIEAANRETEKRSVDMLDEKQIKPIVDMVTAGIMGVETAQEMLGLDPAKNPTGSRAEASWAGPFARASIAAVCDDCVHFDGDLNHCRVQRNETTFDTPVCRFFDLKTAAMERGSDREKEPTSRQVACRECGG, from the coding sequence GTGCTCGTTCCTCTGGCAGCCGCCGCGGCCTTGGACCCGTCCGTGTTCAGCAAGGTCAACGCCTCCGAAGCGATCCCGGCTTCCTGGGAGGACCGGGCGCGCAAGGCCTGGGAGTACTACCTCGAAGAACCGCTGGTGAAGAACTGCGTCAACTCCTGGCGCACCTTCGCCGTGGGCGAAGAAATCAAGATCGCGGGCGATGACGAGAAGGTGAAATGGGAGGCCGTGGATGTCGCCGACCGCCTGAGCGTCTCCGAGTTCGTTAAGGACATGATTCTCCAGCTTCTGGTCAAGGGCGACGCCGTCGGATTCAAACGCTACACCAAGGACGGCAAGGACTTGGAGGAACTGGTCTGCGTCAACCCGGTGTCGGTCAGGGTCAAGTACGCCCAAGGGCGGCTCGTCGAAGCCCGGCAGACGCCGGAAGACAATCCCGCCGCGGACGAGGGACTGGACCTTCCCGTGGAGCAGGTGCTCCATCTCAAGTGGGACGCGCCGGCCTTCTCGCCACGGGGCAACTCGCTCGTCCTTCCCGCGTTCCAGTCCATCGAACTCCTCCGCGACTACCGCCGGGCCGAACAGGCCATCGCCAAGCGCTGGGCCACGCCATTCAGGCTTCTCAAAGTCGGTGGCGCGTTCGGCCAGAAGATGGTCATGCCCGACCAGAAGATGCTCGAACAGGTCCGGGACATGGTCAACAAGATGGACCTCAAGAGCGGCTTGGTCGTCCCTTTCTACGTCACGGTCGAGACCCACGGCACCGAGGGGCAGGTCCTCAACGTCGAGGACAAGGTCAAGGAGGTGAAGGAGGACATCGTCGTGGCGCTAGGCCTCTCGCGGTCGCTGGTGACCGGGGACGGCCCGAACTTCGCCACGGCCTCGGTGAGCCTCCAGAAGATGCTGGTGATGATCCGGGAGATCAAGCAGGCCGCCCGGAGCATCCTGAACTGGATATTCAACGACTGGCTGGAGCTCAAAGGCTGGGAAGACAAGACGCTCCAGTTCCTGTTCAACGACCTCGATCCCTCGGACGCGGTCGATTTCAAGCGCCTGCTCATCGAGCTCTACGACCGCAAGCTCATCAGCCGTTCGAGCCTGCAACTGAAGATGGACCTCGATCCCGACATCGAGGCGGCCAACCGGGAGACCGAGAAGCGCTCGGTGGACATGCTCGACGAAAAGCAGATCAAGCCCATCGTCGATATGGTGACCGCCGGAATCATGGGCGTCGAGACGGCCCAGGAGATGCTCGGCCTCGATCCGGCGAAGAACCCGACGGGAAGTCGCGCCGAGGCATCGTGGGCCGGGCCGTTCGCCCGCGCAAGCATCGCCGCCGTCTGTGATGACTGTGTGCATTTCGACGGTGATCTCAACCACTGCCGGGTCCAACGAAACGAAACCACCTTCGACACCCCGGTCTGCCGCTTCTTCGACCTGAAGACCGCCGCGATGGAACGCGGCTCCGACCGGGAGAAGGAACCGACGTCCCGGCAGGTAGCGTGCCGGGAGTGCGGGGGATGA
- a CDS encoding terminase large subunit domain-containing protein, translated as MARISAKERKLAETLADPVLWGQGYLRNRDGGQRVYWPHQAEDLLCPDKNIIHLDGRDVGKSVCITTDALHFAFTNRGCQGLVAAPHQGHLDTLIEEIEFQLDANPDLMVSVALTKYGKPKIHRKPYFRLEFTNGAILYFRPAGAYGDAFRSLHVDRVWVDEGAWLTERAWKALRQCLKSGGRLRIYSTPNGLRDTTYYRLTGSTQFRVFRWPSWLNPAWTQEREAELLEFYGGRDSAGWQHEVAGEHGKPSYGAFNIEHLNLCRQDVVEYQKVVVTGEELRGCATEEESHDRLEMLLNLMPRTGVFWIGGDLGYTNDPTEIVVFQEIELPERRIVKLILRVRMEHVAYPHIAQTIALLDRYYTAAGIGVDNGGNGMAVVQELLTLDKYKDLALQGRLRGYDFGGMTTLAVRDGHEVRKRTKEFMTSLIAGALQRRQLVFPIEDLEIEDQFITHTYTLHDGRIVYSKGNDHVIDAVRCAMLAREQSTLNQVGEETVSLVPLTTEPVFI; from the coding sequence ATGGCCCGGATATCCGCCAAGGAGCGCAAACTGGCGGAGACCCTGGCGGACCCGGTCCTCTGGGGACAGGGATACCTGCGCAACCGCGACGGGGGACAACGGGTCTACTGGCCGCACCAGGCGGAAGACCTGCTCTGCCCGGACAAGAATATCATCCACCTCGACGGGCGCGATGTGGGCAAGAGCGTCTGCATCACCACCGACGCCCTGCATTTCGCCTTCACCAACCGCGGCTGCCAGGGACTCGTCGCCGCGCCCCACCAAGGGCATCTCGACACGCTGATCGAGGAGATCGAGTTCCAGCTCGACGCCAACCCGGACCTCATGGTCAGTGTGGCTCTCACCAAATACGGCAAGCCCAAGATTCACCGCAAACCATACTTCCGGCTCGAATTCACCAACGGCGCGATCCTCTACTTCCGTCCCGCCGGGGCTTACGGCGACGCTTTCCGCTCACTGCATGTGGACCGGGTTTGGGTTGACGAAGGGGCTTGGCTCACCGAGCGGGCCTGGAAAGCGCTTCGCCAGTGCCTGAAGTCGGGCGGCAGACTGCGCATCTATTCGACGCCCAACGGGCTGCGTGACACGACCTATTACCGCTTGACCGGCTCAACCCAGTTCCGGGTGTTCCGCTGGCCTTCCTGGCTGAACCCGGCGTGGACCCAGGAGCGCGAGGCCGAGTTGCTGGAGTTCTACGGCGGGCGGGACAGCGCGGGCTGGCAGCACGAGGTGGCCGGCGAACACGGCAAGCCTTCCTACGGCGCGTTCAACATCGAGCACCTCAATCTCTGCCGACAGGATGTGGTCGAGTACCAGAAGGTCGTCGTCACCGGCGAGGAACTGCGCGGCTGCGCCACCGAGGAGGAATCCCATGACCGCCTGGAGATGCTGCTCAATCTCATGCCGCGGACCGGCGTCTTCTGGATCGGCGGAGACCTGGGCTACACCAACGACCCGACGGAGATCGTCGTGTTCCAGGAGATCGAACTGCCCGAGCGGAGGATCGTCAAGCTGATCCTGCGGGTCCGCATGGAGCACGTGGCTTATCCCCACATCGCCCAGACCATCGCACTCCTGGACAGGTACTACACCGCCGCAGGCATCGGCGTGGACAACGGTGGCAACGGGATGGCCGTCGTGCAGGAACTGCTTACCCTGGACAAGTACAAAGACCTGGCTCTTCAGGGGCGGCTGCGCGGTTATGACTTCGGGGGCATGACCACCTTGGCCGTGCGCGACGGCCACGAGGTCAGGAAGCGGACCAAGGAATTCATGACCAGTCTTATCGCCGGGGCGCTCCAGCGACGTCAGCTTGTGTTCCCCATCGAGGACCTGGAGATCGAGGACCAGTTCATCACCCACACCTACACGCTGCACGACGGACGCATCGTCTACTCAAAGGGCAACGACCACGTCATCGACGCCGTGCGCTGCGCCATGCTGGCCCGGGAGCAGTCAACCCTCAACCAAGTGGGCGAGGAGACGGTCTCTCTGGTACCGCTTACGACCGAGCCGGTCTTTATCTGA
- a CDS encoding helix-turn-helix domain-containing protein: protein MAQENESGNMKRPYANARDVLPSEVLDTVRRHFTGLLWVPSDVGFYEERRKLVLALKGQGVPTREIARLSGVTSRRVRQIVAQSREESIPTHRDPLR, encoded by the coding sequence ATGGCTCAAGAGAACGAATCCGGAAACATGAAACGGCCCTACGCCAATGCCAGGGACGTTCTGCCGTCCGAGGTGCTCGACACCGTCCGGCGGCATTTCACCGGTCTCCTCTGGGTGCCGAGCGACGTGGGCTTTTACGAGGAACGCCGCAAGCTCGTGCTGGCGCTCAAGGGACAAGGCGTGCCTACCCGCGAAATCGCCCGGTTGTCCGGCGTCACGTCGCGCCGGGTGCGCCAGATCGTGGCTCAGAGCCGCGAGGAATCCATCCCGACGCATCGCGATCCGCTCCGGTAG
- a CDS encoding ATP-binding protein, which produces MIETIKSIILDFQETRLETGVPRRLRIEAVHGKAAVCIGVRRSGKSTYMFQVIQRLLDGGVPRQNILYLNFFDDRLHNLRQDNLGLIAEAYYSIYPEKKNTETIYCFFDEIQAAPGWEPFVDRLMRTEKCEVYLTGSSARMLSKEIATQMRGRALSWEMFPFSFREFLDYKGIASEGALSTKKRLLVQKAFEEYWEAGGFPEVAGLGRNLRIKTHQEYFHTILFRDLVERHDVSHPKAVTDLAHWLVDNTASLYSVNSLTGYLKSLGHKAPKSAVSDYLEWFEDAYFLFTVRIFDPSLARSNTNPKKVYCIDHALVISVSSGILVNSGHLLENLVFTALRRLHPEIYYYKTKAGREVDFIVPMRGRPRMLVQVCESLAEPQTRKRETAALSEAMAELGLSTGTIVTRNEDERIEAGGGTIEVVPAWRFLLELPESTE; this is translated from the coding sequence ATGATAGAGACGATCAAATCCATCATCCTGGATTTCCAGGAAACCCGACTGGAGACCGGGGTGCCCCGGCGTTTGCGTATCGAGGCGGTCCACGGCAAGGCCGCCGTCTGCATCGGGGTGCGGCGGAGCGGCAAGTCGACATACATGTTCCAGGTTATCCAGCGGCTGTTGGACGGTGGGGTTCCCCGGCAGAACATTCTGTATCTGAACTTTTTCGACGACCGCCTCCACAACCTGCGGCAGGACAATCTCGGCCTGATCGCCGAGGCCTATTACTCCATCTACCCGGAGAAGAAAAACACCGAGACGATCTACTGCTTTTTCGACGAGATTCAGGCAGCCCCCGGTTGGGAGCCCTTCGTCGACCGTTTGATGCGCACGGAAAAATGCGAGGTGTATCTGACCGGTTCGTCAGCCAGAATGCTGTCGAAGGAGATCGCCACGCAGATGCGCGGGCGGGCGCTTTCGTGGGAGATGTTTCCGTTTTCGTTCAGGGAATTCCTGGACTACAAAGGAATCGCGAGCGAGGGCGCGCTGTCGACGAAAAAGCGGCTCCTCGTTCAAAAGGCCTTCGAGGAATACTGGGAGGCCGGCGGCTTCCCCGAGGTCGCTGGCCTTGGCCGGAACCTGCGGATCAAGACCCACCAGGAATACTTTCACACCATCCTGTTTCGGGATTTGGTCGAGCGCCACGACGTTTCACACCCGAAGGCGGTGACCGATCTGGCGCACTGGCTGGTGGACAACACCGCTTCGCTTTACTCGGTCAACAGTCTCACGGGCTATCTCAAGTCGCTGGGCCATAAGGCTCCGAAGTCTGCGGTGTCGGACTACCTGGAATGGTTCGAGGACGCATATTTCCTGTTCACCGTGCGCATATTCGACCCGTCCCTCGCGCGTAGCAACACCAATCCGAAAAAGGTCTACTGCATCGATCACGCACTGGTCATTTCGGTGTCGTCGGGAATTCTGGTCAACTCCGGCCATCTCCTTGAGAACCTCGTGTTCACCGCGCTCCGGCGTCTTCATCCGGAAATCTACTATTACAAGACCAAGGCCGGCCGGGAGGTCGATTTCATCGTCCCGATGCGAGGCCGGCCGCGGATGCTGGTCCAGGTGTGCGAGTCTCTGGCGGAGCCGCAAACGCGGAAACGGGAGACTGCGGCCTTGAGTGAGGCGATGGCAGAACTGGGTCTCTCCACCGGAACCATCGTGACCCGGAACGAGGACGAGCGGATCGAGGCCGGCGGCGGGACCATCGAAGTGGTCCCGGCATGGCGGTTCCTCCTCGAACTGCCGGAATCTACGGAATAG
- a CDS encoding tyrosine-type recombinase/integrase — protein MTNTTPSRLRLLSSPEPSSARPGFIDALEAFGRRLAAEGRSENTISAYLRDLSYLSDAILRRHPGIVPEEVTSPMIDEALTSPEVTISAGGGVRSPASMHRLKAAVRSFFTWAERNGIVRENPAGSLTLRRLPRTPPKFLAEAEKRRLFKELRGRASSLAIRDRVIIEVFLGTGIRLQELVDLDIEDVDLDAKHLRVLAKGSVPQVKFLKSTLRSLLRSYLVERRRRGDGECRALFLSNRGERLCERQVARRLEYWLKAAGIDKKLGPHALRHTFATHLYSRTGDILVVQRALGHRDLSTTQVYTHLVDGALEDALERL, from the coding sequence ATGACAAACACGACGCCATCGAGGCTCCGGCTGCTGAGCAGTCCTGAGCCTTCCAGCGCGCGGCCCGGTTTCATTGACGCCTTGGAAGCCTTCGGCAGAAGGCTCGCGGCTGAAGGGCGCTCGGAGAACACCATCAGCGCGTACCTGCGCGACCTCTCATACTTGTCAGACGCGATCCTCCGGAGGCATCCGGGGATCGTCCCGGAGGAGGTGACCAGCCCTATGATCGACGAGGCGCTGACCTCACCGGAGGTGACGATCTCGGCCGGAGGCGGCGTCCGCTCGCCGGCGTCCATGCACCGGTTAAAGGCGGCCGTCCGGTCGTTCTTCACCTGGGCCGAGCGGAACGGGATCGTCCGGGAGAATCCGGCCGGGTCGTTGACCCTTCGCAGGCTTCCCCGGACTCCCCCCAAGTTTCTGGCCGAGGCCGAGAAGCGCCGTCTGTTCAAGGAACTTCGCGGCAGGGCATCCTCCCTGGCGATCCGGGACCGCGTCATCATCGAGGTCTTCCTCGGGACCGGCATCCGGCTGCAGGAACTCGTCGACCTTGACATCGAGGACGTGGACCTCGACGCCAAGCATCTCCGCGTGCTCGCCAAGGGCTCCGTCCCGCAAGTGAAGTTTCTAAAGTCCACTCTGCGCTCCCTCCTGCGGAGTTACCTGGTCGAGCGCCGACGCCGGGGCGACGGCGAATGCCGGGCTCTGTTCCTCTCCAACCGCGGGGAGCGGCTCTGCGAGCGGCAGGTGGCCAGGCGGCTCGAGTATTGGCTCAAGGCCGCGGGCATCGACAAGAAGCTCGGTCCGCATGCGCTCCGGCACACCTTCGCCACCCACCTCTACAGCCGGACCGGGGACATCCTGGTGGTCCAGCGGGCCCTCGGTCACCGGGACCTGTCGACCACCCAGGTCTACACCCACCTCGTGGACGGCGCGCTGGAGGACGCCCTCGAGCGCCTCTGA